CCGGAGCGCGTTCGTGAGCGCCCGGCGCGGCCTCCTCCTGGCCTTGTCGGTCCTGCTGGGCTTCGGTCTCGGCGGGGTCTCGGGCTACGTGCTGGGCGAGCTCAGGCGCCCGTCGGCGCCCGTGGTGCTGGCGCCCCCTGCCCCCGCGAGCATCCCGAGCGCCGGCGAGCAGACGATCCTCGTGATGGCGAGCGACGCCAAGGGGGACAGCGGCCGGGACTCGCTGCGCGGCAACACCGACTCGATGCTTTTGGTCCACCTGGAGCCCGCGACCCGGCGCGTGAGCGTGCTCGCCATCCCGCGCGACACCCGGACGGCGATCGAGGGCCACGGCACCTTCAAGGTCAACGCCGCCAACGCCTACGGGGGCCCGGAGCTCGCCATGCGCACCGTCTCGCGGCTGGTGGGGGTGCCGATCGATCGCTATTTGCTCGTGAGCCTGCACGGGGTGCGCGCGGCGGTCGACGCCATCGGCGGGCTCGAGGTGACGGTGCCCAAGCGCATGCGCTACCGCGATCGCGCGGGGGGGCTGACGATCGATCTCCAGCCGGGCCGCCAGCACCTCTCGGGCCGCCAGGTCGAGGCCTTCCTGCGCTTCCGGCACGACGAGGAGGGCGACA
Above is a window of Pantanalinema sp. DNA encoding:
- a CDS encoding LCP family protein, with translation MSARRGLLLALSVLLGFGLGGVSGYVLGELRRPSAPVVLAPPAPASIPSAGEQTILVMASDAKGDSGRDSLRGNTDSMLLVHLEPATRRVSVLAIPRDTRTAIEGHGTFKVNAANAYGGPELAMRTVSRLVGVPIDRYLLVSLHGVRAAVDAIGGLEVTVPKRMRYRDRAGGLTIDLQPGRQHLSGRQVEAFLRFRHDEEGDIGRIQRHQAFMTEVASQVFSPQRFFQLPALWVAVREHVETDLSSAEALRIAYTLRGLDVPRGLELEVLPGHEDRSRGPWYWEADTAAIEPFLARSFRKQPPSD